One window of the Diospyros lotus cultivar Yz01 chromosome 12, ASM1463336v1, whole genome shotgun sequence genome contains the following:
- the LOC127787029 gene encoding UNC93-like protein 3 isoform X1 — translation MEENAPLVAEPSETPKNHTRDLHILSWAFLLIFLAYGAAQNLESTINTEQDLGTISLGILYSSFMVFSLFASLVVRFLGSKNALVLGTTGYWFFIAANLKPTWYTMVPAALYEGFSASIIWVAEGTYLTSAARSHALDSGLHEGTVIGNFNGEFWAMFAGHQLFGNLLTLALVRDGTDGSTNGTTLLFIVFLCSMTLGTILMCLLRKRDAKREEGLADSSASFCSSMVSLSKSVITPLLDPKMLLLAPLIAYSGLQQAFVWAEFTKYIVKPTLGVSGVGGAMAVYGAVDAVFSLGAGRLTSGLKSITLLASAGTFVQFTVLLWLLKYSASSGILGVVYPLIIAGTWGIGNGILNTQLNALIGMLFKHDTKPASLLSTSALHTMASGRSIRTAQGLAVRFDRSGVFYQPVHFVPSNGRDYASWNLHSGGRIFVSHPKGGESILW, via the exons ATGGAGGAAAATGCACCACTTGTCGCTGAGCCTTCTGAAACTCCGAAGAATCACACCAGAGATTTGCATATTCTGAGCTGGGCGTTCTTGTTGATCTTCTTGGCTTATGGTGCTGCGCAGAACCTGGAGAGTACCATCAATACT GAGCAAGATTTAGGGACGATTTCGCTGGGGATATTATATTCATCTTTTatggttttttctttgtttgcttCATTGGTTGTTCGGTTTTTGGGGTCAAAAAATGCTCTTGTTCTTGGGACTACTGGGTATTGGTTCTTCATAGCAGCCAATTTGAAACCAACGTG GTACACAATGGTTCCAGCTGCGCTGTACGAGGGATTTTCTGCTTCAATAATATGGGTTGCAGAG GGGACATATCTTACTTCTGCTGCACGCAGTCATGCACTGGACTCTGGATTACATGAAGGAACTGTGATTGGTAACTTCAATGGAGAATTTTGGGCAATGTTTGCAGGTCACCAG TTATTTGGAAATCTTCTCACACTTGCTCTAGTGAGGGATGGAACG GATGGAAGTACCAATGGCACAACCTTACTTTTCATTGTGTTCCTTTGTAGTATGACCTTAGGTACCATACTCATGTGCCTCTTACGTAAGAGGGATGCTAAAAGAGAGGAGGGTTTAGCAGATTCTTCTGCCAGCTTCTGCTCTTCCATGGTTTCTCTATCAAAGTCTGTAATCACTCCATTGTTGGACCCAAAAATGCTATTACTCGCCCCCCTCATTGCATATTCAGGGTTACAACAAGCTTTTGTATG ggCTGAATTCACCAAGTACATTGTAAAACCCACACTTGGCGTGTCTGGCGTAGGTGGTGCTATGGCAGTATATGGGGCTGTTGATGCAGTT TTTTCGCTTGGTGCTGGTCGACTTACCTCTGGTCTCAAGTCAATCACTCTACTAGCTTCCGCTGGCACTTTTGTTCAATTTACTGTACTGCTATGGCTTCTCAAGTATAG TGCAAGTAGTGGAATACTTGGGGTGGTATACCCCCTTATAATTGCTGGTACATGGGGCATTGGGAATGGAATACTCAATACGCAGCTTAATGCTTTGATTGGAATGCTCTTTAAGCACGACACG AAACCCGCATCATTGCTTTCCACCAGTGCACTACACACGATGGCATCCG GAAGGAGCATTCGCACTGCTCAAGGTTTGGCAGTGCGCTTCGATCGCAGTGGTGTATTTTATCAGCCCGTACATTTCGTTCCAAGCAATGGTAGGGATTATGCTAGCTGGAATCTGCACAGCGGTGGCCGGATTTTTGTTTCTCACCCTAAAGGTGGAGAGAGCATTCTCTGGTAG
- the LOC127787029 gene encoding UNC93-like protein 3 isoform X2: MEENAPLVAEPSETPKNHTRDLHILSWAFLLIFLAYGAAQNLESTINTEQDLGTISLGILYSSFMVFSLFASLVVRFLGSKNALVLGTTGYWFFIAANLKPTWYTMVPAALYEGFSASIIWVAEGTYLTSAARSHALDSGLHEGTVIGNFNGEFWAMFAGHQLFGNLLTLALVRDGTDGSTNGTTLLFIVFLCSMTLGTILMCLLRKRDAKREEGLADSSASFCSSMVSLSKSVITPLLDPKMLLLAPLIAYSGLQQAFVWAEFTKYIVKPTLGVSGVGGAMAVYGAVDAVFSLGAGRLTSGLKSITLLASAGTFVQFTVLLWLLKYSASSGILGVVYPLIIAGTWGIGNGILNTQLNALIGMLFKHDTEGAFALLKVWQCASIAVVYFISPYISFQAMVGIMLAGICTAVAGFLFLTLKVERAFSGSGR; this comes from the exons ATGGAGGAAAATGCACCACTTGTCGCTGAGCCTTCTGAAACTCCGAAGAATCACACCAGAGATTTGCATATTCTGAGCTGGGCGTTCTTGTTGATCTTCTTGGCTTATGGTGCTGCGCAGAACCTGGAGAGTACCATCAATACT GAGCAAGATTTAGGGACGATTTCGCTGGGGATATTATATTCATCTTTTatggttttttctttgtttgcttCATTGGTTGTTCGGTTTTTGGGGTCAAAAAATGCTCTTGTTCTTGGGACTACTGGGTATTGGTTCTTCATAGCAGCCAATTTGAAACCAACGTG GTACACAATGGTTCCAGCTGCGCTGTACGAGGGATTTTCTGCTTCAATAATATGGGTTGCAGAG GGGACATATCTTACTTCTGCTGCACGCAGTCATGCACTGGACTCTGGATTACATGAAGGAACTGTGATTGGTAACTTCAATGGAGAATTTTGGGCAATGTTTGCAGGTCACCAG TTATTTGGAAATCTTCTCACACTTGCTCTAGTGAGGGATGGAACG GATGGAAGTACCAATGGCACAACCTTACTTTTCATTGTGTTCCTTTGTAGTATGACCTTAGGTACCATACTCATGTGCCTCTTACGTAAGAGGGATGCTAAAAGAGAGGAGGGTTTAGCAGATTCTTCTGCCAGCTTCTGCTCTTCCATGGTTTCTCTATCAAAGTCTGTAATCACTCCATTGTTGGACCCAAAAATGCTATTACTCGCCCCCCTCATTGCATATTCAGGGTTACAACAAGCTTTTGTATG ggCTGAATTCACCAAGTACATTGTAAAACCCACACTTGGCGTGTCTGGCGTAGGTGGTGCTATGGCAGTATATGGGGCTGTTGATGCAGTT TTTTCGCTTGGTGCTGGTCGACTTACCTCTGGTCTCAAGTCAATCACTCTACTAGCTTCCGCTGGCACTTTTGTTCAATTTACTGTACTGCTATGGCTTCTCAAGTATAG TGCAAGTAGTGGAATACTTGGGGTGGTATACCCCCTTATAATTGCTGGTACATGGGGCATTGGGAATGGAATACTCAATACGCAGCTTAATGCTTTGATTGGAATGCTCTTTAAGCACGACACG GAAGGAGCATTCGCACTGCTCAAGGTTTGGCAGTGCGCTTCGATCGCAGTGGTGTATTTTATCAGCCCGTACATTTCGTTCCAAGCAATGGTAGGGATTATGCTAGCTGGAATCTGCACAGCGGTGGCCGGATTTTTGTTTCTCACCCTAAAGGTGGAGAGAGCATTCTCTGGTAGTGGTAGGTAA